The Theropithecus gelada isolate Dixy chromosome 11, Tgel_1.0, whole genome shotgun sequence genome includes a region encoding these proteins:
- the ATP5F1B gene encoding ATP synthase subunit beta, mitochondrial, which produces MLGLVGRVATASASGALRGLTPSASLPPAQLLLRAAPTAVHPVRDYAAQTSPSPKAGAATGRIVAVIGAVVDVQFDEGLPPILNALEVQGRETRLVLEVAQHLGESTVRTIAMDGTEGLVRGQKVLDSGAPIKIPVGPETLGRIMNVIGEPIDERGPIKTKQFAAIHAEAPEFMEMSVEQEILVTGIKVVDLLAPYAKGGKIGLFGGAGVGKTVLIMELINNVAKAHGGYSVFAGVGERTREGNDLYHEMIESGVINLKDATSKVALVYGQMNEPPGARARVALTGLTVAEYFRDQEGQDVLLFIDNIFRFTQAGSEVSALLGRIPSAVGYQPTLATDMGTMQERITTTKKGSITSVQAIYVPADDLTDPAPATTFAHLDATTVLSRAIAELGIYPAVDPLDSTSRIMDPNIVGSEHYDVARGVQKILQDYKSLQDIIAILGMDELSEEDKLTVSRARKIQRFLSQPFQVAEVFTGHMGKLVPLKETIKGFQQILAGEYDHLPEQAFYMVGPIEEAVAKADKLAEEHAS; this is translated from the exons ATGTTGGGTCTTGTGGGTCGTGTGGCCACTGCTTCGGCCTCCGGGGCCTTGCGGGGACTCACTCCTTCAGCGTCGCTACCCCCAGCTCAGCTCTTACTGCGGGCCGCTCCGACGGCGGTCCATCCTG TCAGGGACTATGCGGCGCAAACATCTCCTTCGCCAAAAGCGGGCGCCGCCACCGGGCGCATCGTGGCGGTCATTGGCGCAGTGGTGGACGTCCAGTTTGATGAGGGACTACCACCAATTCTAAATGCCCTGGAAGTGCAAGGCAGGGAGACCAGACTGGTTTTGGAGGTGGCCCAGCATTTGG GTGAGAGCACAGTAAGGACTATTGCTATGGATGGTACGGAAGGCTTGGTTAGAGGCCAGAAAGTACTGGATTCTGGTGCACCAATCAAAATTCCTGTTGGTCCTGAGACTTTGGGCAGAATCATGAATGTTATTGGAGAACCTATTGATGAAAGAGGTCCCATCAAAACCAAACA ATTTGCTGCCATTCATGCTGAGGCTCCAGAGTTCATGGAAATGAGTGTTGAGCAGGAAATTCTGGTGACTGGTATCAAGGTTGTGGATCTGCTAGCTCCCTATGCCAAGGGTGGCAAAATTG GGCTTTTTGGTGGTGCCGGAGTTGGCAAGACTGTACTGATCATGGAGTTAATCAACAATGTCGCCAAAGCCCATGGTGGTTACTCTGTGTTTGCTGGTGTTGGTGAGAGGACCCGTGAAGGCAATGATTTATACCATGAAATGATTGAATCTGGTGTTATCAACTTAAAAGATGCCACCTCTAAG GTAGCGCTGGTATATGGTCAAATGAATGAACCACCTGGTGCTCGTGCCCGGGTAGCTCTTACTGGACTGACTGTGGCTGAATACTTCAGAGACCAAGAAGGTCAAGATGTACTGCTATTTATTGATAATATCTTTCGCTTCACCCAGGCTGGTTCAGAG gtgtCTGCATTATTGGGCAGAATCCCTTCTGCCGTGGGCTATCAGCCTACCCTCGCCACTGACATGGGTACTATGCAGGAAAGAATTACCACTACCAAGAAGGGATCTATCACCTCTGTACAG GCTATCTATGTGCCTGCTGATGACTTGACTGACCCTGCTCCTGCTACTACGTTTGCCCATTTGGATGCTACCACTGTACTGTCACGTGCCATTGCTGAGCTGGGCATCTATCCAGCTGTGGatcctctagactccacctctcgCATCATGGATCCCAACATTGTTGGCAGTGAGCATTACGATGTTGCCCGTGGGGTGCAAAAAATCCTGCAG GACTACAAATCCCTCCAGGATATCATTGCCATCCTGGGTATGGATGAACTTTCTGAGGAAGACAAGTTGACCGTGTCCCGTGCACGGAAAATACAGCGTTTTTTGTCTCAGCCATTCCAGGTTGCTGAGGTCTTCACAGGTCATATGGGGAAGCTGGTACCCCTGAAGGAGACCATCAAAGGATTCCAACAGATTTTGGCAG GTGAATATGACCATCTCCCAGAACAGGCCTTCTATATGGTGGGACCCATTGAAGAAGCTGTGGCAAAAGCTGATAAGCTGGCTGAAGAGCATGC